A single genomic interval of Mycolicibacterium sp. MU0053 harbors:
- a CDS encoding GNAT family N-acetyltransferase: MAVGPLRVPAGVVRLRPIRMRDAATWSRTRIDDRELLEPWEPSAEVDWIARHARSAWPTVCSALRAEARRGRILPYVIELDGRFVGQLTIGNVTHGALRSAWIGYWVHSSVTGRGVATAALALGVDHCFHAVRLHRVEATVRPENHASRAVLSKVGFREEGLLRRYLDVDGGWRDHLLVAITVEEVAGSVAAALVRAGRARWG, translated from the coding sequence ATGGCGGTCGGACCGCTGCGGGTGCCGGCCGGGGTGGTGCGACTGCGACCCATCCGGATGCGCGACGCGGCGACCTGGAGCCGCACCCGGATCGACGACCGTGAACTCCTCGAGCCGTGGGAGCCGTCGGCCGAGGTGGATTGGATTGCCCGGCATGCCCGTTCGGCGTGGCCCACAGTGTGTTCGGCGTTGCGTGCCGAGGCCCGCCGGGGGCGCATCCTGCCCTACGTCATCGAACTCGATGGCCGTTTCGTGGGGCAGTTGACCATCGGCAACGTCACCCATGGCGCGCTGCGCTCGGCCTGGATCGGGTACTGGGTGCACAGTTCGGTCACCGGCCGGGGAGTGGCGACGGCCGCCCTGGCCCTCGGGGTCGACCATTGTTTCCACGCGGTGCGTCTGCATCGCGTGGAGGCGACCGTGCGGCCGGAGAACCACGCGAGTCGCGCGGTGCTGAGCAAGGTGGGTTTCCGGGAAGAGGGCCTGCTGCGCCGTTACCTCGATGTCGATGGCGGCTGGCGCGACCATCTCCTGGTGGCGATCACGGTCGAGGAGGTCGCCGGTTCGGTGGCCGCAGCGCTGGTGCGGGCGGGCCGGGCGCGCTGGGGCTGA
- the glpR gene encoding gephyrin-like molybdotransferase receptor GlpR yields MPSIPQSLLWISLVVLWLFVLVPMLVNKRDAVKRTSDVALATRVLNTGRAARLIKRGRPAAGHASDPDWQHDADLDDYDDDATGPVVVTAKPARARTMAVVTSVPAEDGPDYLDVDVVDEDSGALPVGKLKGEGLQAEELPLEFAETAQVDDEAVPEPESEETAGAAAEMPAAAAVESEAEPQAEEEEFGEFEGARSEYEYVEDTSGLEAEAEPATSAIPLSRDRRYHSKTAAAVSARKYRFRKNVLSGMALMLVASAGAAFLLSPVNWWVCGTVGVMTVLYLAYLRRQTRIEERLRRRRMQRMARSRLGVENTQDHDLDVVPARLRQPGAAVLEIDDEDPEFEHLEYVPFARQFDLPRAAGQ; encoded by the coding sequence ATGCCAAGCATCCCCCAATCTCTGCTGTGGATTTCGCTCGTGGTGCTCTGGCTGTTCGTGCTGGTGCCCATGTTGGTCAACAAGCGCGACGCGGTGAAGCGCACGAGTGACGTTGCGCTGGCCACCCGAGTGCTCAACACCGGCCGGGCTGCGCGGTTGATCAAACGCGGTCGTCCGGCGGCCGGTCATGCCAGCGATCCCGACTGGCAACACGATGCCGACCTCGACGACTACGACGACGACGCGACGGGCCCGGTGGTCGTGACGGCCAAGCCGGCCCGAGCCCGCACCATGGCGGTGGTGACATCGGTCCCGGCCGAGGACGGGCCGGACTATCTCGACGTCGACGTCGTCGACGAGGACTCCGGGGCGCTGCCGGTCGGCAAGCTCAAGGGCGAAGGACTGCAGGCCGAGGAGTTGCCGCTCGAATTCGCCGAGACAGCGCAGGTGGACGACGAGGCAGTCCCGGAGCCGGAATCGGAAGAGACCGCCGGCGCCGCGGCAGAAATGCCCGCCGCGGCAGCAGTCGAATCCGAAGCCGAACCTCAGGCCGAGGAAGAAGAGTTCGGCGAATTCGAAGGCGCCCGAAGCGAATACGAGTACGTCGAGGACACTTCCGGGCTGGAGGCCGAGGCCGAGCCGGCGACGTCCGCGATCCCACTGTCGCGGGATCGTCGCTACCACTCCAAGACCGCCGCGGCGGTCAGCGCCCGCAAGTACCGGTTCCGCAAGAACGTGCTGTCCGGCATGGCCCTCATGCTGGTGGCATCGGCCGGGGCGGCGTTCCTGTTGTCCCCGGTCAATTGGTGGGTGTGCGGGACCGTCGGCGTGATGACCGTGCTGTACCTGGCCTACCTGCGTCGGCAGACGCGGATTGAGGAGCGGTTGCGGCGGCGGCGGATGCAGCGGATGGCGCGCTCGCGACTTGGTGTGGAGAACACCCAGGACCACGATCTCGATGTAGTACCTGCCCGCTTGCGCCAACCCGGGGCGGCGGTGCTGGAAATCGACGATGAGGACCCCGAATTCGAGCACCTCGAATATGTGCCGTTCGCCCGGCAATTCGATCTGCCGCGCGCGGCTGGGCAGTGA